The proteins below are encoded in one region of Conger conger chromosome 17, fConCon1.1, whole genome shotgun sequence:
- the kctd12.1 gene encoding BTB/POZ domain-containing protein KCTD12.1, whose translation MALADTARGISNGEGSRSSTFSEIIELNVGGQVYVTRHTTLIAVPESLLWTMFSQKTPQELARDSKGRYFLDRDGFLFRYILDYLRDLNLVLPDYFPEKCRLQREADFFQLQDLSKRLSPKVSKEDLICEEISQSDPEEAAVLSGLAASSLESTRLVPSVSGSNTRSPSLESRKSGYITIGYRGSYTIGRDIQTDAKFRRVARITVCGKTSLAKEVFGDTLNESRDPDRPPERYTSRYYLKYNFLEQAFDKLTEVGFHMVACSSTGTCAYASNDPNEDKIWTSYTEYVFCRD comes from the coding sequence ATGGCTTTGGCAGACACCGCGCGTGGAATATCCAACGGCGAAGGTTCCAGATCATCCACCTTTTCTGAAATAATCGAGTTAAATGTAGGGGGACAGGTTTACGTTACTCGACACACAACTTTGATCGCAGTCCCGGAGTCCCTCTTGTGGACCATGTTCAGCCAAAAAACGCCCCAAGAGCTGGCTCGGGACAGCAAAGGGCGATACTTTTTGGACAGGGACGGTTTTCTGTTCCGTTACATCTTGGACTACCTGCGCGACCTCAACCTCGTTCTGCCCGATTACTTTCCCGAGAAGTGCCGACTGCAACGGGAAGCCGATTTCTTCCAACTGCAGGACCTCTCCAAGCGCCTGAGCCCCAAAGTGAGTAAGGAGGATTTAATCTGCGAGGAGATCTCGCAGAGCGACCCCGAGGAGGCTGCGGTCCTCAGTGGACTCGCTGCGTCCAGCCTGGAGTCAACTCGCCTGGTGCCGTCCGTCAGCGGCAGCAACACGCGCTCTCCGTCCCTGGAATCGCGTAAATCTGGCTATATAACAATAGGATACAGGGGCTCCTATACCATTGGTAGAGATATTCAAACCGATGCCAAATTTCGGCGGGTAGCCAGGATCACTGTGTGCGGGAAGACGTCTCTTGCCAAAGAAGTGTTCGGAGATACCCTGAACGAGAGCAGGGATCCGGACAGACCACCGGAACGGTACACGTCCCGTTATTACCTGAAGTATAATTTTTTGGAGCAGGCATTTGACAAGCTGACCGAAGTGGGGTTTCACATGGTAGCTTGCAGCTCCACGGGCACTTGTGCGTATGCTAGCAACGACCCAAACGAGGACAAAATCTGGACAAGCTATACCGAGTATGTGTTCTGTCGGGACTGA